CGGACGTGGCCGCCGCGAGCACGAACGCCACGATCGCAGTTGTGGGACAGCGGCAGCGCGACCCGGGCCCCACAGGGCGCTGAAGGCGACGGCCGCCGCTGCGGGGGAGTGAGGAGTCCCGGTCATCGCGACCCCCGGACAGTCGATCAGGACGCGCGTGCGCCCGTCCCCGCGCGCTCCAATGGACAGGTGACCGCGCCTCCCGACGACTGCCTCGCGCGCAATGAGTGGCTCTGCGGTGCCTATCTGACCAGCCGTCGCGAGATTCTCTGGGACGCCGTCGTCCAGCACCTCCAGCTCACCGGGATCTCCGTACTCCTCGGGCTGCTCCTGGCCGTTCCGCTCGCCCTCGCGGCGCGCCGCCGGCGCTGGCTGGCGGGCCCCGTCCTCGGCGTGACGACCATCCTCTACACCGTGCCGTCGCTCGCCATGTTCTCGCTGCTGCTGCCGGTGTACGGACTCTCCGCCTCGCTCGTCGTCGCCGGACTCGTCCTGTACTCGCTCACCCTCCTCGTACGGAACATCCTCGCCGGCCTGCACGCAGTGCCAGCCGACACCACGCAGGCCGCACGCGGCATGGGGTACGGCCCCGTGCGACTGCTCGTCGCCGTGGAGCTTCCCCTCGCTCTGCCGGCCGCCATGGCCGGACTGCGTATCGCGACCGTCTCCGCGGTCTCCCTGGTCACCGTCGGCGCGATCGTCGGCTACGGCGGACTCGGCAACCTCATCTACTCCGGGATGAACACCTATTTCAAGGCCCAGGTGCTCACCGCCTCCGTCCTGTGCGTCGTCATCGCCGTCGCCGCCGACCTGCTGCTCCTGCTCGCGCAACGGCTCCTGACGCCGTGGACCCGGAAGCGGTCGTGAACACCCTCGCCGACGCCTGGTCCTGGCTCACGACCCAGGCGCACTGGTCCGGTGACGGCGGCATCTGGAACCGGCTGGGCCAGCATCTGTTCCTCACCGTCGTCTGCCTGCTGATCAGCTGCCTGATCGCTCTGCCCGTCGCACTGGTCCTCGGCCATCTTGGCAGGGGCGGCGCGCTCGCCGTCAACCTCTCCAACATCGGCCGGGCCGTTCCGACCTTCGCCGTGCTGGTGCTGCTGCTCCTCACCCCGATCGGCGGTCATGGCGAATGGCCGACCGTCATCGCCCTCGTGCTCTTCGCGGTGCCGCCCCTGCTCACCAACGCCTACGTCGGCATGCGCGAGGTCGACCGCGATGTCGTACGGGCGGCCACAGGCATGGGCATGACGGGCAGACAGCTGATGCTGGGCGTCGAGGTGCCGCTCGCCCTGCCGCTGATCCTCACCGGCGTACGCATCGCCGCCGTCCAGCTCGTCGCCACCGCGACCCTCGCCGCGCTCGCGGGCGGCGGGGGACTGGGCCGCATCATCACCGCGGGCTTCAACCTCGCCTCCACCGCGCAGGTCGTCGCCGGAGCCGTCCTCGTCGCCGTCTTCGCCCTGATCGTCGAAGGTCTCTTCGTCGCGGCGCAGCGGCTCGCCCCCGGCTGGGTCCGCGGCGAGGAATCCGGATGAGGCCGCCAAGGGCCTGCCTCGCGCTCCCGGTGCTCCTGCTGTCGGCGACCGCCTGCGCAACCGGGCCCTCCCTGGAGGACCGGGGCGAGGTCACCGCACCGCCGGGCGACAGCAAGCACCTCACCATCGGCTCCGCCGGCTTCACCGAGAGCGATCTGCTCGCCCAGATGTACGCGGCTCTGCTCGACCGGGCCGGCTACTCCACGAAGATCATCTCCGTCACCAACCGGGAGATCTACGAACCGGCGCTGGAGAGCGGCCAGATCGACGTCGTGCCGGAGTACGCCGCCACCTTCGCCGACTGGCTGAACGCCAGGAAGAACGGTGCCGACGCGGCCCCCGTCGGTTCGCCCGACCTCGCCGCCACCATGAAGGCCCTGCGCGCTCTCGCCGCACCCCGTGGCCTCACCGTCCTCGGCCCCGGGCGGGCCGTCGACCAGAACGCCTTCGCGGTCGCCGCCCCGTACGCGGCGAAGCACCGTCTGAAGACGCTGAGCGACCTGGGCAGGTCGGGGCTGCGGGTACGGCTGGCCGCCGGTGACGAATGCGTACAGCGCCCCTACTGCGCGCCCGGGCTGAATAAGACGTACGGCATCCGCATCACGGCCGTGGACCCCAAGGGCGTCGGCACCACCCAGGCCAAGCAGGCCGTCCAGAACGGTCAGGACCAGATGGTCCTGACCACCACCACCGACGCCACCCTCGCCACCTTCGGCCTCGTCCTGCTCGCCGACGACAAGCACCTGCAGAACGCTGACTACCTCGTCCCCGTCGTCAACCGCTCCCGGGCCGGCAGCGAAGGCGTACGCAAGGCGCTGGGCAGGCTCAACACCGTACTGACCACCGCCGACCTGGCCCGCCTCAACGAGCAGGTCGACAGCTGGCGACGGCTGCCCGAGGACGTGGCACGCGCCTACCTGGAGTCCAAGCACCTCATCCCGCGCGGCCGGGCGGTCAGGCGGTCAGCTTTCCGGGCAGCCAGCCCAGCTGCACGGCCTCCTGGAACGGCCCGCCGCCCTCGTGATCGTTGAAGTCGTACACCTCGATCGCCTTGTCCTGGTGGGCGTAGGCGTTGAACGCGGCGAAGACGGTCGAGGGCGGGCAGGTCATGTCCTCCAGGGCCGTCGAGAACAGCGCCGGTGCCCGGCCGCGGGCGGCGAAGTGCACCCCGTCGAAGTAGGACAGCGTGGCTCTCGCCCGGTCGGCCCGGCCCCGGTGCGTCTTGAGGTAGCTGCCCACCTCGCGGTACGGGTTGCGGTCGGTGACGGTGAGCGCGCGGGGGAAGTCGCACAGGAACGGGACGTCCGGCGCGATCGCCGCAAGGTCCGGTATCAGCCCGCCGACGGCGAGCGTGATGCCGCCGCCCTGACTCACACCGACGGCCGCGGTGCGCGCCGCGTCGCTCAGCGGATGCGAGCGCGCCGCCTCCACCGCGCGTACCGCGTCGGTGAACACACGCCGGTAGTAGTACGCGTGCGGATCCTCGATGCCACGGGTCATGAAACCGGGGAACGAGGGGCCGTTGCCCACCGGGTCGGCGGTGTCGCCGACGAGCCAGCCGCTGCCCTGGCCCCGGGTGTCCATCACGAAGTGCGCGAAACCGGCCGACGACCAGAGCAGATGGGTGTGCGCCAGGCCCCGCCCGCCGCCGTATCCGATGAACTCCACGACCACCGGCAGCGGTTCGGTGGCGCCGGCCGGGACGACGAACCAGCCCTTGACCGGATGCCCGCCGAAGCCCGCGAACGTCACGTCGTACACGTCGACGGTCGCCAGCCCCGTGCCCGTACGCAGCTCGAACCGGGCGTCGAGGTCGTGGGACCGGGCCTCGTCGAGCGTCTTCGACCAGAACGCGTCGAAGTCCTCCGGCTCCACCGAACGGCTGCGGTAGCCGCGCAGCTCGTCGAGGGGCAGATCGAACAGGGACATGCGGGACCGCCTTCTTCGCAGGGGTGAGTGCTCATCCGCGGGGATGGTTGATCACACCGTACGGGTGTGGGCGGCGCGCGGACGAGGGGTGTCCTCACGTCGGGAAGAAGTTGTGTCCGAGCCCTTGACGGGCCCCTGACCGCCCCTCACAGTACTCGTTAATGCGCATTAGTAATACGCATTAGCTGATCTGAGGAGTCATGGTGGAGGAGCCCAGGAAGCGGGCCAGGCCCGGCCGTTCACCCGCGCCGGCAGGCCGCACGGCCCGCCCGCGTCAGGCCGAGGTCGCACGGCTCGCCGGGGTCTCGCAGGCGACGGTCTCGCTCGTGCTGGCGGACAAGAAGCAGGGCGCCGCGATCTCGGAGGAGACCCGGCGCAATGTTCTGGACGCGGCCCGCAGCCTCGGTTACGTCCCCGACCCGGCGGCCCGCAGACTCGCGGCGGCCCGCAACAACCTGCTGGGCGTCTTCAGCTTCACCGCGACGTTCCCGACGGATGTGCAGCACTCCTACTACCCGTTCCTGGTGGGTGTGGAGCGCGAGGCCGCGGAACGCGGTTACGACCTGGTGCTGTTCACCGGGTCGAGCACCGGCGGCGCGGGGGCCGCCGGGCCCGACGCACTGAGCAGGATCCGCCTCGCCGACGGCTGTCTGTTCCTGGGGCGCCACGCGCCGGCCCAGGAGCTGCGGCGGCTGGTGGCCGATGGCTTCCCGGTGGTCCACCTCGGCCGCCGGGACGAACTGGAGGGCCTGGCCTGGGTCGGTGCGGATTACGTGAGCGCCAGCCGCGAGGTCGTCGCCGGCCTTGCCGCGCTGGAGCACCGGCGGATGCTGCTGATCCGCGAGGACGACGAGGCACCCGCCTCCACCGACCGTGAACACGGCTTCCTCAAGGGGCTGGAGGCGGCCGGGCTCCCCGGCGGCCCCGGGGCGGTCTTCCGCTCCGCCGACCCGGAACGAGACCTCACCCCCGAACGGCTGCGGGGCTGGCTCGCCGAGGGCGTCACCGCGCTCGTCGCCGAGGAGACCGACACCGGAGCCGCCTGGCGCGCCCTGCGCCGCGCCGTCACCGAAGCCGGGATCGACTGCCCGCGCGACGTCTCGCTCGCGCTCCTCGGCAGCCCGCCCGCCGACCTCGCGGACGGCCCCGACCCCACCGGCTTCGACATCCCCCGCACCCAACTCGGCGCGGCCGCCGTACGGATGCTTGCCGCGCTGGTCGCGGGGGAGGAGGCCACCGAACCCCTGGTGGCCTGCGTGTTCAGGCCCGGCATCACGGCAGGGCCCCCGCCCTCGGCCCACCAGGACCGACCGACCGCACCGCCTGCACGTACAGCACAAGGAGACCTGTGATACCCGAACCGGACATCCTCGTCGTGGGCGCCGGACTCGGCGGCGTCGCCGCCGCGCTCGCCGCCTGCCGGGCCGGACGCACCGTCGTCCTCACCGAGGAGACCGACTGGATCGGCGGCCAGCTCACCTCCCAGGCCGTCCCGCCGGACGAGCACCCGTGGGTGGAGCGGTTCGGCACCACCGCCTCGTACCGCCGGCTGCGCGAAGGCATCCGGGCGTACTACCGCCAGTGGTACCCGATGCGCTCGGAAGCCCTCGCCCTCACCGACCTCAACCCGGGCGCCGGACGGGTCAGCAAGCTCTGCCACGAACCCCGCATCGCGCTCACCGTGCTGGAGGCGATGCTCGCACCGCACCGGGCCGCGGGCCGGCTCACGCTGCTCACCGAGCACCGGGCCGTGAGCGCGGAGACGGACAACGATGTCATCAGTGCGGTGACCCTGGAGGACCTCCGGACCGGCGACCGCGCCACCGTCACCGCCCGTTATGTCATCGACGCCACCGAGACCGGCGAACTCCTCGAACTCGGCGGCGTCGAGCACGCCATGGGCGCCGAGGCACAGAGCGAATTCGACGAACCCCACGCCCCCGACCAGCCCCAGCCGCTCAACCAGCAGGGCATCACAGTCTGCTTCGCGCTCTCCCACCACGAGGGCGAGAACCACACCGTCGACCGCCCCGCCGACTACGCGTTCTGGCGCTCCTACCGCCCCGACTTCTGGCCCGGCCCGCTCCTCGGCCTCCAGGCACCCGATCCGCGTTCCCTGGAACCGGTACCGCGCACCTTCGTCCCCAACCCGGACATCGACCCGCTCGCCGTCAGCGCTGACCAGAGCGCGGACGCGGGCGACAAGGAACTGTGGGGCTTCCGCCGCATCCTCGCCCGCGGGATGCACCGCCCCGGCGCCTTCGACTCCGACATCACCCTCGTCAACTGGCCGCTCAACGACTACTGGCTCAAGCCGCTCGTCGGCGCCGGTGAGGAGACCTCGGCCCAAGCGGTCGGCGAGGCACGGCAGTTGTCGCTCTCGCTCCTGTACTGGCTGCAGACCGAGGCCCCGCGCCAGGACGGCGGCACCGGCTTCCCCGGACTGCGGATCCGCCCCGACATCACCGGCACCGACGACGGCCTCGCCAAGACCCCGTACGTACGCGAGTCCCGTCGGATCAAGGCCGTCACCACCGTCACCGAGCACGACGTGGCGATCGACCTCGTCGGCCCGTACGGCGGGACACGCCACCGGGACGCCGTCGGAGTCGGCAGCTACCGCATCGATCTGCACCCCTCCACCGGAGGTGACAACTACATCGACATCGGCTCGGTGCCGTTCGAGATCCCGCTCGGCGCCCTCGTGCCGCGCCGCGTCCGCAATCTGCTGCCCGCCGGCAAGAACATCGGCACCACTCACATCACCAACGGCTGCTACCGGCTCCACCCGGTGGAGTGGAACGTCGGCGAGGTCGCCGGTGCCCTGGCCGCCCACTGTCTCGCCGAAGGCGTCGAACCGGAGCAGGTCCAGTCCGAGGACAAACGGTACGAGACGTTCGCGCGGGTGCTCGACCGCGACGGGGTCCAGCGCCACTGGCCCGACGTACGCGGCTACTGACCGCCGGCCCCGAACCGGTGAAACGCCGGGTGGGACAGCTCCACCTGTCCCACCCGGCCCGCCCGCGCATCAACCCACTCGCACAAGGAGGTGCCCAGCCATGACCACCCACCGCATCCGCGTCGGCATAGACGTGGGCGGAACCTTCACCGACGCCGTGGCCGTCGACGCCACGACCCTCGAACTCCTGGGGCAGGTGAAGGTTCCCACCAGCCACCACCACGAGGACGGGGTCGCCCATGGCATCGTCCAAGCGCTCGACCGGCTGCTGGAGCAGACCGGCCGCGCCGCCGAGGACGTCGCCTTCCTGGCACACGGCACGACACAGGCTACCAACGCCCTGCTGGAGGGCGATGTCGCCACCGTCGGACTGATCGGCATCGGAGCGGGTCCCGGCGGTGCGCTCACCCGCCGCCTCGCCTCGCTCGGCAGGCTCGAACTCACCCCGGGCAAACGGCTCCCGCTCTCCTACGCGCATGTGGCCGACCCCGACGACCCGGACGAGGTGCGGCGGGCCGTCGACGCGGTCGTCCGGGACGGTGCCCAAGTCCTCGTCGCCAGCGAGCCGTTCAGCGTCGACCGCCCGGAGGGGGAGCGGACGGTCCTCGACACGGCCCGCCCGCACGGCCTCCCGATGACGGCCGCGCACGAGATCACCTCCCTGTACGGCCTCGCCAAGCGGACCCGGACCGCCGTGGTCAACGCCGCGATCCTGCCGCGCATGCTCGCCACCGCCGACCTCGTCGACGCCTCCATCACCAAGGCCGGGGTGAGCGCACCTCTGATGGTGATGCGCTGCGACGGCGGTGTGATGTCGCTCGACGAGATGCGCAGACGCCCGCTGCTGACCGTGCTCTCCGGACCCGCCGCGGGGGTGGCCGGTGCGCTGATGCAGGAGCGGATCAGCGAGGGCCTGTTCCTGGAGACCGGGGGCACTTCCACCGACATCAGCGTCGTCCGACGCGGCAAGGTCGCCGTCCGGCACGCCACCGTTCTCGGCAAGGCGTCGTACCTGTCCGCGCTCGACGTGCGGACCGTGGGCGTCGGCGGCGGCTCCATGGTCCGGATCGGCGGCGGCAAGGTGATCGGTGCCGGGCCGCGCAGCGCGCACATCGCCGGACTGCCGTACGCCTGCTTCGCCACTCTCGAAGAGCTGCGCGACGCGCGCGTCACCACCGTCCGGCCGATGCAGGGCGATCCCGACGACTACGCCGTCATCGACGCGGCCGGCGGCAGGTACGCGATCACGATGACCTGCGCGGCCAACGCGCTGGGCCGGGTTCCCGAGGGCGACTTCGCCCGCTGCGACCAGGACGTGGCCCGTGCCGCCCTGGCTCCGCTGGCCGCCGCGCTCTCCACCGATGTCGCGACGGCAGCCGCCCGGCTCCTCGACGCGGGCACCGAACAGGTCAGGGCCGTGACCGACGCGATGATCCGCGACTACCGGCTCGACAAGGACACCGCGGTACTGGTCGGCGGCGGCGGAGGCGCCGCATCCGTCACCCCCCATCTCGCCTCCGTCACCGGTCAGGAGGGCCGGATCGCACAGCACAACGAGGTCATCAGCCCCATCGGGGTCGCCCTTGCCCTGGTCCGTGAGCAGATCGAGCGGATCATCCCGGGCGCCGGCCAGGAACAGATCCTTGCCGTCCGCGCCGAGGCCGAGGCGGCCGTCGTGGCGCAGGGCGCCGCGGCGGACGGGGTGGAGGTCGAGGTGACCGTGGACCCGCAGACCAGTACCGTTCGGGCGGTGGCCACCGGCGCCACCGAACTGCGCACCCAGGACCGCGCACACCGCGCCGACGCGAACGAACGGCTGCGCGCCGCGGCGGCCAGCCTCAAAGCCGACCCGTCGGCCGTGAGTGTCCTTGCCGGCACCCCCGCCCACACGGTCTACGGCACCGAGATCCGCCGCCGGTTCCGCACCACCCGGCACCCGGTGCGGGTCGTCGACGCCGACGGTGTCGTCCGGCTGCACGCCTCCGACGCCCGGGTGGAGACCACCACCGTGGGCAGCGCCCCCGAGACCCTCGCCCGGCTCGTCGCCGACGCCACCTCCTACGGCGACGGCGGCGTCCGCGCCCCCGCACTGCGCCTGCTGCTCGGCGCCCGCATCGCCGACCTCTCCGGCGTCCTGGATCCACAGCCGCTGCTCGCCCTGGCCCGCAGCGAACTCGGCACCCGTGCGGCGGACGAGTGCGTGGTCGCGGTCGTGGAGGTACGGACATGAGCGCGCTCATCGACCTCTCCGCCACGGACGACATCGAATTCGGTGTACAGCTCCTGGCCGGCACACCCACGCACGAAGGCCGCGACCGCGACCTGCTGCGCCACTGGGCCACCGCGGCAACGGAGTTCGGCGCCCGCCTCGCCCCCGTGCCGTCCCGCGCCCGCATCGTCGAACGCGACGGCGGACTGGAATACGGCCTCCTCGCCCGCTACACCTCACGCCCCGCGACAGTCGAGCTCTACACCGACACTCTCGCTCGCGCCGAAGCCCTGATCGACGAGCGAGGCTGGCGCCACTGGTACCCGGCGGGCTCCGTGCGCGCCGCGGCCCTGGCGCACGAGGCCGTCCATGAACAGCTCCACCACGGCCCGGCGAAGACGGAGCTGAAACGCGCGCTCGGCCATGTCCTGCTGCGCGCCGGCCGTCGGCGGCTGTACGGCCATGTCGCCGGGGCCGAGGAGATCGCCGCCCACGCCCACGCCCGTACCGCCTGTGGACTCGGCCGCAGTCCGCTGCTGCTGACCGCCGCGCTCGCCGCAGCCGGCGACCGCACCACCACCGTCCCGCACGGAAGAGAGAAGTAACGCCATGGGCGTCGTCATCCTCCTCGTCATGGCGGCAGGTGTCGCCGCGATGCTCACCCGGAAACTCCCCACGGCCTTCGCGCTCGTCGTCCTGGCCGTCGTCATCGCCTTCGCCGCGGGCGCCCCGCTCACCGGCAAGAACAGCGTCCTGGACACCGTCCTCCAGGAAGGCGCACCGGCCCTCGCCGCCACCATGATCGCCATCCTGCTCGGCTCCTGGCTCGGCAAGCTGCTGGACGAGACGGGCATCGCGGGCACCCTCGTCCGCAAGATCGTCGAATTCGGCGGTGACCGCCCGGTCGTGGTGGCCCTCGGTGTCCTCGCCGTCTCCACCCTCGTCGGTACGGTGACGGGCTCCGCGCCCGCCGCGATGCTCGCCGGGATCATCGGCATCCCCGCGATGATCGCCGTCGGCATCCCCAAGGTCACCGCGGCCGGCACGATCCTCATGGGCATCGCGGCGGGAATGCCGTTCGAGCTCCCCATCTGGCAGTTCTTCTCCACCGCGCTCGAACTGCCCGTCCCCACCGTCCGCGGCTTCATGATCAAACTGTTCCCGTTCGCACTGGTAGCCGCAGTCCTCTTCGTCCTCATCGAGTCCCGCCGCCGCGGCGTCGAACACGCCTGGTCCGCCAAGTCCCTCGCGGCCGAGCCGCGTTCCGGCCGACGGGTCCGGCTCGGCGACGCCCCCTGGTACGCGCTGCTCACCCCGGTCGTGCCCCTGGTCCTGGCCCTCGGTCTCGACGTCGCCATCATTCCCTCGCTGCTCGCGGGCGTCCTCTACTGCCTGGTCACCACCACCCGCCCGC
This sequence is a window from Streptomyces sp. NBC_01217. Protein-coding genes within it:
- a CDS encoding ABC transporter permease; this translates as MNTLADAWSWLTTQAHWSGDGGIWNRLGQHLFLTVVCLLISCLIALPVALVLGHLGRGGALAVNLSNIGRAVPTFAVLVLLLLTPIGGHGEWPTVIALVLFAVPPLLTNAYVGMREVDRDVVRAATGMGMTGRQLMLGVEVPLALPLILTGVRIAAVQLVATATLAALAGGGGLGRIITAGFNLASTAQVVAGAVLVAVFALIVEGLFVAAQRLAPGWVRGEESG
- a CDS encoding ABC transporter permease, with amino-acid sequence MTAPPDDCLARNEWLCGAYLTSRREILWDAVVQHLQLTGISVLLGLLLAVPLALAARRRRWLAGPVLGVTTILYTVPSLAMFSLLLPVYGLSASLVVAGLVLYSLTLLVRNILAGLHAVPADTTQAARGMGYGPVRLLVAVELPLALPAAMAGLRIATVSAVSLVTVGAIVGYGGLGNLIYSGMNTYFKAQVLTASVLCVVIAVAADLLLLLAQRLLTPWTRKRS
- a CDS encoding LacI family DNA-binding transcriptional regulator; its protein translation is MVEEPRKRARPGRSPAPAGRTARPRQAEVARLAGVSQATVSLVLADKKQGAAISEETRRNVLDAARSLGYVPDPAARRLAAARNNLLGVFSFTATFPTDVQHSYYPFLVGVEREAAERGYDLVLFTGSSTGGAGAAGPDALSRIRLADGCLFLGRHAPAQELRRLVADGFPVVHLGRRDELEGLAWVGADYVSASREVVAGLAALEHRRMLLIREDDEAPASTDREHGFLKGLEAAGLPGGPGAVFRSADPERDLTPERLRGWLAEGVTALVAEETDTGAAWRALRRAVTEAGIDCPRDVSLALLGSPPADLADGPDPTGFDIPRTQLGAAAVRMLAALVAGEEATEPLVACVFRPGITAGPPPSAHQDRPTAPPARTAQGDL
- a CDS encoding FAD-dependent oxidoreductase, encoding MIPEPDILVVGAGLGGVAAALAACRAGRTVVLTEETDWIGGQLTSQAVPPDEHPWVERFGTTASYRRLREGIRAYYRQWYPMRSEALALTDLNPGAGRVSKLCHEPRIALTVLEAMLAPHRAAGRLTLLTEHRAVSAETDNDVISAVTLEDLRTGDRATVTARYVIDATETGELLELGGVEHAMGAEAQSEFDEPHAPDQPQPLNQQGITVCFALSHHEGENHTVDRPADYAFWRSYRPDFWPGPLLGLQAPDPRSLEPVPRTFVPNPDIDPLAVSADQSADAGDKELWGFRRILARGMHRPGAFDSDITLVNWPLNDYWLKPLVGAGEETSAQAVGEARQLSLSLLYWLQTEAPRQDGGTGFPGLRIRPDITGTDDGLAKTPYVRESRRIKAVTTVTEHDVAIDLVGPYGGTRHRDAVGVGSYRIDLHPSTGGDNYIDIGSVPFEIPLGALVPRRVRNLLPAGKNIGTTHITNGCYRLHPVEWNVGEVAGALAAHCLAEGVEPEQVQSEDKRYETFARVLDRDGVQRHWPDVRGY
- a CDS encoding hydantoinase/oxoprolinase family protein, with the translated sequence MTTHRIRVGIDVGGTFTDAVAVDATTLELLGQVKVPTSHHHEDGVAHGIVQALDRLLEQTGRAAEDVAFLAHGTTQATNALLEGDVATVGLIGIGAGPGGALTRRLASLGRLELTPGKRLPLSYAHVADPDDPDEVRRAVDAVVRDGAQVLVASEPFSVDRPEGERTVLDTARPHGLPMTAAHEITSLYGLAKRTRTAVVNAAILPRMLATADLVDASITKAGVSAPLMVMRCDGGVMSLDEMRRRPLLTVLSGPAAGVAGALMQERISEGLFLETGGTSTDISVVRRGKVAVRHATVLGKASYLSALDVRTVGVGGGSMVRIGGGKVIGAGPRSAHIAGLPYACFATLEELRDARVTTVRPMQGDPDDYAVIDAAGGRYAITMTCAANALGRVPEGDFARCDQDVARAALAPLAAALSTDVATAAARLLDAGTEQVRAVTDAMIRDYRLDKDTAVLVGGGGGAASVTPHLASVTGQEGRIAQHNEVISPIGVALALVREQIERIIPGAGQEQILAVRAEAEAAVVAQGAAADGVEVEVTVDPQTSTVRAVATGATELRTQDRAHRADANERLRAAAASLKADPSAVSVLAGTPAHTVYGTEIRRRFRTTRHPVRVVDADGVVRLHASDARVETTTVGSAPETLARLVADATSYGDGGVRAPALRLLLGARIADLSGVLDPQPLLALARSELGTRAADECVVAVVEVRT
- a CDS encoding acetylxylan esterase, translated to MSLFDLPLDELRGYRSRSVEPEDFDAFWSKTLDEARSHDLDARFELRTGTGLATVDVYDVTFAGFGGHPVKGWFVVPAGATEPLPVVVEFIGYGGGRGLAHTHLLWSSAGFAHFVMDTRGQGSGWLVGDTADPVGNGPSFPGFMTRGIEDPHAYYYRRVFTDAVRAVEAARSHPLSDAARTAAVGVSQGGGITLAVGGLIPDLAAIAPDVPFLCDFPRALTVTDRNPYREVGSYLKTHRGRADRARATLSYFDGVHFAARGRAPALFSTALEDMTCPPSTVFAAFNAYAHQDKAIEVYDFNDHEGGGPFQEAVQLGWLPGKLTA
- a CDS encoding transporter: MGVVILLVMAAGVAAMLTRKLPTAFALVVLAVVIAFAAGAPLTGKNSVLDTVLQEGAPALAATMIAILLGSWLGKLLDETGIAGTLVRKIVEFGGDRPVVVALGVLAVSTLVGTVTGSAPAAMLAGIIGIPAMIAVGIPKVTAAGTILMGIAAGMPFELPIWQFFSTALELPVPTVRGFMIKLFPFALVAAVLFVLIESRRRGVEHAWSAKSLAAEPRSGRRVRLGDAPWYALLTPVVPLVLALGLDVAIIPSLLAGVLYCLVTTTRPREMNKRLLRTLHGGFEVAAAPIALFIAIGILLAAVKLPGAIDALEPLVKAVSPQNAVLFVLVFTVLVPLCLYRGPLNVFGLGAGIAGVLIAAGIYPATAVLGLATSYNQVFGVADPTSTQTVWSAQYAGVTPQQVMVRTLPYVWAVALGGFCVTAATYL